The Triticum aestivum cultivar Chinese Spring chromosome 3A, IWGSC CS RefSeq v2.1, whole genome shotgun sequence genome includes a region encoding these proteins:
- the LOC123057658 gene encoding ribosomal protein S10, mitochondrial, protein MGAYRFASELWKRKQPDLTRLVQRPATVRRLGTGAKQLHKPIEETKEGIYPSRMHSQNLPAKIRIAMKSFNNQNHNLKGLEPYTHKIGLPESRALYTVLRSPHIDKKSREQFSTHVKKLFVVKKAETHELAKKFFWLKRLRVLGAQYEVNISFKTRLDKMIGCSKGGGLLRL, encoded by the exons ATGG GCGCCTACAGGTTCGCGTCGGAGCTATGGAAGAGGAAACAGCCGGACCTGACGAGGCTCGTGCAGCGGCCGGCGACCGTGCGCCGTCTCGGCACCGGGGCCAAGCAG CTTCACAAGCCTATTGAGGAGACCAAGGAAGGTATATACCCAAGTAGGATGCACTCCCAGAACCTGCCTGCCAAGATACGCATAGCGATGAAATCTTTCAATAACCAAAATCACAATCTGAAGGGGCTTGAGCCTTACACGCACAAGATTGGGTTGCCTGAATCACGAGCCTTATACACCGTGTTACGATCACCTCATATTGATAAGAAATCCAGGGAGCAATTCTCAACGCACGTGAAGAAATTATTTGTGGTTAAAAAGGCAGAGACACATGAGCTGGCTAAGAAGTTCTTTTGGTTAAAACGGCTTCGTGTACTGGGGGCTCAATATGAAGTCAATATTAGTTTCAAGACGCGCTTGGATAAAATGATTGGCTGCAGCAAAGGTGGTGGCCTGCTTAGACTGTAG